In one Streptomyces sp. NBC_01241 genomic region, the following are encoded:
- a CDS encoding acylphosphatase, whose amino-acid sequence MNEDVRLTAWVRGRVQQVGFRWFTRANALEIGGLTGFAVNLDDGRVQVVAEGRRENCHRLLDWLRSDDTPGRVDGVTEIWDTPRGGYDGFAIR is encoded by the coding sequence ATGAACGAAGACGTACGGCTCACCGCCTGGGTACGCGGTCGAGTACAGCAAGTAGGGTTCCGCTGGTTCACCAGGGCAAATGCTCTGGAGATCGGCGGTCTCACCGGCTTCGCCGTCAATCTCGACGACGGCAGGGTGCAGGTCGTCGCCGAGGGGCGACGTGAGAATTGCCACCGCCTGCTGGACTGGCTGCGCTCGGACGACACACCCGGGCGCGTCGACGGAGTCACTGAGATATGGGACACCCCGCGCGGGGGTTACGACGGTTTCGCGATCCGCTGA
- the rnc gene encoding ribonuclease III, with product MSELSNAKKQADNVNTASSHTLLEGRLGYHLESALLVRALTHRSYAYENGGLPTNERLEFLGDSVLGLVVTDTLYRIHPDLPEGQLAKLRAAVVNSRALAEVGRGLELGSFIRLGRGEEGTGGRDKASILADTLEAVIGAVYLDQGLSAASELVHRLFDPLIDRSSNLGAGLDWKTSLQELTASESLGVPEYLVTETGPDHEKTFTAAARVGGVSYGTGTGRSKKEAEQQAAESAWREISAAAEAREAAAKAAADGGAADTPADPSPSSDVAPA from the coding sequence ATGTCTGAGTTGTCCAACGCCAAGAAGCAGGCAGACAACGTCAACACAGCCTCGTCCCACACGCTTCTGGAAGGGCGGCTCGGGTATCACCTCGAGTCCGCCCTTCTGGTGCGTGCGCTGACCCACCGTTCGTACGCGTACGAGAACGGCGGTCTGCCGACCAACGAGCGGCTCGAATTCCTCGGGGATTCGGTGCTCGGCCTGGTCGTCACGGACACGCTGTACCGCATCCACCCCGACCTGCCCGAAGGCCAGCTGGCCAAATTGCGGGCCGCGGTGGTCAACTCGCGTGCACTTGCGGAAGTGGGCCGCGGCCTCGAACTCGGCTCCTTCATCCGGCTCGGCCGCGGTGAAGAGGGCACGGGCGGCAGGGACAAGGCGTCCATCCTCGCCGACACCCTTGAAGCGGTGATCGGCGCGGTCTATCTCGACCAGGGCCTCAGTGCGGCCTCGGAGCTGGTCCACCGGCTCTTCGACCCGCTGATCGACAGGTCCTCCAACCTCGGTGCCGGCCTGGACTGGAAGACCAGCCTCCAGGAACTCACCGCGAGCGAGAGCCTCGGCGTCCCCGAGTACCTCGTCACGGAGACCGGCCCGGACCACGAGAAGACCTTTACTGCTGCTGCTCGCGTCGGTGGTGTCTCGTACGGCACCGGCACCGGCCGTAGCAAGAAGGAAGCGGAGCAGCAGGCGGCGGAGTCCGCCTGGCGTGAGATCAGCGCCGCCGCGGAAGCGCGGGAGGCCGCGGCGAAGGCCGCTGCCGACGGAGGGGCCGCCGACACCCCTGCCGACCCGTCGCCGTCGTCGGACGTTGCTCCGGCCTGA
- a CDS encoding AAA family ATPase: protein MHLKALTLRGFKSFASATTLRFEPGITCVVGPNGSGKSNVVDALSWVMGEQGAKSLRGGKMEDVIFAGTTGRPPLGRAEVALTIDNSDGALPIEYAEVTITRIMFRNGGSEYQLNGDTCRLLDIQELLSDSGIGREMHVIVGQGRLDSVLHADPMGRRAFIEEAAGVLKHRKRKEKALRKLDAMGANLARVQDLTDELRRQLKPLGRQAAVARRAAVIQADLRDARLRLLADDLVRLRTALRSEIADEAALKQRREAAEAELKAALAREAELEDEVRRLAPRLQRAQQTWYELSQLAERVRGTISLADARVKSASAAPEEERRGTGFRDPESMEREAARIREQEAELTAALEAAEHALEDTAAHRADLERGLAAEERRLKDAARAIADRREGLARLHGQVNAARGRAGSAQAEIDRLAASRDEARERAVAAQEEYEQLKAEVEGLDAGDAELGVRHDAAKRELAEAEVALATARETATAAERKRAAVAARHEALALGLRRKDGTGVLLGAQDRLPGLIGPAAELLTVEPGYEVAVAAALGTAADAIAVTDPATAADAIRLLRKQDAGRAALLLGGVRDHGGDGGGSGAFGGSSAPVASGASVAPGAGEGDVTAVSAGSLPAGSLPVGSTPAGTPPAVAVLVGGPAELVGAVQRLVRDMVVVGTLEDAEDLVAARPELTAVTAEGDILSARFAHGGSAGAPSLLEVQASVDEAAAQLEELAVRCAELTEAQRLAGERRGACAGLVEELGERRRAAEREKSGVAQQLGRLAGQARGAAGEAERTTASAARAQEALERATEEAEELAERLLVAEEMPVEEEPDTSVRDRLAADGANARQTEMEARLQVRTHEERVKGLAGRADALDRGARAEREARARAEQRRARLRHEAAVASAVASGARQLLAHVEVSVVRAEQERVAAEAAKAGRERELAAERDQGRELKSELDKLTDSVHRGEVLGAEKRLRMEQLETKALEELGVEPTGLAAEYGPDQLVPPSPPAEGEELPEDPEHPRNQPKPFVRAEQEKRLRSAERAYQQLGKVNPLALEEFSALEERHKFLSEQLEDLKKTRADLMQVIKEVDERVEQVFTEAYRDTAREFEGVFSRLFPGGEGRLLLTDPDNMLATGVDVEARPPGKKVKRLSLLSGGERSLTAVALLVSIFKARPSPFYVMDEVEAALDDTNLQRLIRIMEELQESSQLIVITHQKRTMEVADALYGVSMQGDGVSKVISQRLR from the coding sequence GTGCACCTCAAGGCCCTGACCCTGCGTGGTTTCAAATCGTTCGCCTCCGCCACGACGCTGCGGTTCGAACCCGGTATCACGTGTGTCGTCGGTCCCAATGGGTCCGGCAAGTCCAATGTGGTGGACGCGCTCTCCTGGGTCATGGGGGAACAGGGTGCCAAATCCCTGCGCGGCGGCAAGATGGAAGACGTGATCTTCGCCGGAACGACCGGGCGCCCGCCGCTCGGCCGGGCGGAAGTAGCGCTGACCATCGACAATTCCGATGGTGCACTGCCCATCGAGTACGCCGAAGTGACGATCACTCGGATCATGTTCCGCAATGGCGGCAGTGAATACCAGCTCAATGGCGACACCTGCCGACTCCTGGACATCCAGGAACTCCTCTCGGACTCCGGTATCGGCCGGGAGATGCACGTCATCGTCGGTCAGGGCCGGCTGGACTCCGTACTCCACGCCGATCCGATGGGGCGACGCGCATTCATCGAAGAGGCCGCGGGCGTGCTCAAGCACCGCAAGCGGAAAGAGAAGGCGCTGCGGAAACTGGACGCGATGGGAGCCAATCTGGCCCGCGTCCAGGACCTGACCGACGAGCTGCGACGACAGCTGAAGCCGCTGGGCCGGCAGGCGGCCGTGGCACGCCGGGCCGCCGTCATCCAGGCCGATCTGCGCGACGCCAGGCTGCGGCTGCTCGCCGACGACCTGGTGCGGCTGCGCACCGCGCTGCGCAGCGAGATCGCCGACGAAGCGGCGCTCAAGCAGCGTCGGGAGGCCGCGGAGGCGGAGCTCAAGGCGGCGCTGGCGCGCGAGGCGGAGCTGGAGGACGAGGTACGACGGCTGGCGCCGCGGCTCCAGCGGGCCCAGCAGACCTGGTACGAGCTGTCGCAGCTGGCCGAGCGGGTGCGCGGCACGATCTCGCTGGCCGACGCCCGGGTGAAGAGCGCCTCGGCCGCCCCCGAGGAGGAGCGGCGGGGTACGGGATTCAGGGACCCCGAAAGCATGGAGCGGGAGGCAGCCCGCATCCGTGAGCAGGAGGCGGAGCTGACGGCCGCCCTGGAGGCGGCGGAACACGCCTTGGAGGACACCGCCGCCCATCGCGCCGACCTGGAACGGGGGTTGGCGGCCGAGGAACGCAGGCTCAAGGACGCCGCGCGGGCCATCGCGGACCGCCGCGAAGGACTCGCCCGGCTGCACGGGCAGGTCAACGCCGCCCGCGGCCGGGCCGGTTCGGCGCAGGCCGAGATCGACCGGCTGGCCGCCTCCCGCGACGAGGCGCGGGAGCGGGCGGTGGCCGCTCAGGAGGAGTACGAGCAGCTCAAGGCCGAGGTCGAGGGCCTGGACGCGGGCGATGCGGAGCTGGGCGTGCGGCACGATGCCGCCAAGCGGGAACTCGCGGAGGCGGAGGTGGCGCTCGCCACGGCCCGGGAGACGGCCACTGCCGCCGAACGGAAGCGGGCGGCGGTCGCGGCCCGCCATGAGGCGCTGGCCCTCGGCCTGCGCCGCAAGGACGGCACCGGTGTCCTGCTCGGCGCCCAGGACCGTCTGCCCGGACTGATCGGACCGGCCGCGGAACTCCTGACGGTGGAGCCGGGGTACGAAGTTGCGGTGGCGGCGGCCCTGGGCACGGCGGCGGACGCGATCGCGGTGACGGACCCGGCCACGGCGGCGGACGCGATCAGGCTGCTGCGCAAACAGGACGCGGGGCGGGCGGCGCTGTTGTTGGGCGGGGTGCGTGATCACGGCGGGGATGGCGGTGGCTCTGGTGCCTTTGGTGGCTCTAGTGCGCCAGTTGCCTCTGGTGCGAGTGTTGCCCCTGGTGCCGGTGAGGGCGATGTGACCGCAGTATCCGCCGGAAGTCTGCCCGCCGGAAGTCTGCCCGTAGGAAGTACGCCTGCCGGAACTCCGCCCGCCGTCGCCGTCCTCGTCGGCGGGCCGGCCGAACTGGTGGGCGCTGTACAGAGACTGGTGCGGGACATGGTGGTCGTCGGCACCCTGGAGGACGCCGAGGATCTCGTGGCCGCACGCCCGGAGCTGACGGCCGTCACCGCCGAGGGCGACATCCTCTCGGCCCGCTTCGCGCACGGCGGTTCCGCCGGAGCGCCGAGCCTCCTCGAAGTGCAGGCGTCGGTCGACGAGGCCGCCGCCCAGCTGGAGGAACTGGCCGTACGGTGCGCGGAGTTGACCGAGGCGCAGCGGCTCGCCGGGGAGCGGCGCGGCGCGTGCGCCGGGCTCGTCGAGGAGCTGGGGGAGCGGCGCCGGGCCGCTGAGCGGGAGAAGTCCGGGGTGGCCCAGCAGCTCGGCCGGCTCGCCGGGCAGGCCCGCGGAGCAGCGGGCGAGGCCGAGCGGACGACCGCGTCCGCCGCCCGTGCCCAGGAGGCCCTCGAACGGGCGACGGAGGAGGCCGAGGAACTGGCCGAGCGGCTGCTCGTCGCCGAGGAGATGCCGGTCGAGGAGGAGCCGGACACCTCCGTACGCGACCGGCTCGCCGCCGACGGTGCCAACGCCCGCCAGACCGAGATGGAGGCCCGCCTCCAGGTCCGTACCCATGAGGAGCGGGTCAAGGGACTCGCGGGCCGCGCGGACGCCCTCGACCGGGGAGCCCGCGCCGAACGCGAGGCCCGGGCCCGCGCCGAGCAGCGCCGCGCCCGGCTGCGGCACGAAGCGGCGGTGGCCTCGGCCGTCGCGTCCGGCGCCCGTCAGCTGCTGGCCCACGTCGAGGTGTCCGTCGTACGGGCAGAGCAGGAGCGGGTCGCGGCCGAGGCGGCGAAGGCGGGGCGGGAACGGGAGCTGGCGGCCGAGCGCGACCAGGGCCGCGAGCTCAAGAGCGAGCTGGACAAGCTCACCGACTCCGTCCACCGCGGCGAGGTGCTCGGTGCGGAGAAGCGGCTGCGGATGGAGCAGCTGGAGACGAAGGCGCTGGAGGAGCTGGGCGTCGAGCCGACCGGGCTGGCCGCCGAGTACGGCCCCGACCAGCTCGTACCGCCCTCACCGCCGGCCGAGGGCGAGGAACTGCCGGAGGACCCCGAGCACCCGCGCAACCAGCCGAAGCCGTTCGTCCGGGCCGAACAGGAGAAGCGGCTCAGGTCGGCCGAACGGGCGTATCAGCAGCTCGGAAAGGTGAATCCGCTCGCCCTGGAGGAGTTCTCGGCGCTGGAGGAGCGGCACAAGTTCCTCTCCGAGCAGCTCGAAGACCTGAAGAAGACCCGGGCCGACCTGATGCAGGTCATCAAGGAGGTCGACGAGCGGGTCGAGCAGGTGTTCACCGAGGCGTACCGGGACACGGCCCGTGAGTTCGAGGGCGTCTTCTCGCGGCTCTTCCCGGGTGGCGAGGGGCGGCTCCTCCTGACCGATCCGGACAATATGCTCGCGACCGGTGTGGACGTCGAGGCCCGGCCGCCGGGCAAGAAGGTCAAGCGGCTCTCGCTGTTGTCCGGCGGGGAACGCTCGCTGACGGCGGTGGCGTTGCTGGTCTCGATCTTCAAGGCCAGGCCCAGCCCGTTCTACGTGATGGACGAGGTCGAGGCGGCGCTCGACGACACCAATCTGCAGCGGCTGATCCGGATCATGGAGGAGCTCCAGGAGAGTTCTCAGCTGATCGTGATCACGCATCAGAAGCGGACGATGGAGGTCGCGGACGCGTTGTACGGCGTCTCGATGCAGGGCGACGGGGTCTCCAAGGTCATCAGCCAGCGGCTGCGCTGA
- the mutM gene encoding bifunctional DNA-formamidopyrimidine glycosylase/DNA-(apurinic or apyrimidinic site) lyase: MPELPEVEVVRRGLERWVTGRTVSDVEVLHPRAVRRHLAGGVDFAARLGGARLGPAMRRGKYLWVPLDDASSSLLGHLGMSGQLLVQPQDAPDEKHLRIRIRFQDSLGTELRFVDQRTFGGLSLHECAADSTDGLPATIAHIARDPLDPAFDDAAFHAALRLRRTTIKRALLDQSLISGVGNIYADETLWRAKLHYDRPTSTLTRPKSAELLGHARDVMNAALDQGGTSFDSLYVNVNGESGYFDRSLDAYGQEGEPCHRCGTPIRRRAWMNRSSYFCPRCQRPPRTVS, encoded by the coding sequence ATGCCCGAGCTGCCCGAGGTCGAAGTCGTACGGCGGGGTCTTGAGCGCTGGGTCACCGGCCGGACCGTCTCAGACGTCGAGGTGCTGCACCCGCGTGCCGTCCGTCGCCATCTCGCGGGCGGTGTGGACTTCGCGGCCCGGCTGGGCGGTGCCCGCCTCGGTCCGGCCATGCGGCGCGGCAAATACCTCTGGGTGCCGCTGGACGATGCGTCCAGCTCGCTGCTGGGCCACCTCGGCATGAGCGGCCAACTGCTCGTACAGCCGCAGGATGCCCCCGACGAGAAACATCTGCGCATCCGGATCCGCTTCCAGGACTCGCTCGGTACCGAGCTGCGCTTCGTCGACCAGCGGACGTTCGGGGGGCTCTCGCTCCACGAATGCGCCGCCGACAGCACGGACGGGCTGCCCGCCACCATCGCGCACATCGCCCGCGATCCCCTGGACCCGGCCTTCGACGACGCGGCGTTCCACGCGGCCCTGCGACTGCGCCGTACGACGATCAAGCGCGCCCTGCTCGATCAGTCGCTGATCAGCGGAGTCGGCAACATCTACGCGGACGAGACGCTCTGGCGCGCCAAGCTGCACTACGACCGCCCGACCTCGACCCTCACTCGCCCCAAGTCGGCCGAACTGCTGGGCCATGCCCGCGACGTGATGAACGCGGCGCTCGACCAGGGCGGTACCAGCTTCGACAGCCTCTACGTCAACGTGAACGGCGAGTCCGGCTACTTCGACCGCTCCCTCGACGCGTACGGGCAGGAGGGAGAACCTTGTCACCGCTGCGGTACGCCGATACGCCGCCGGGCGTGGATGAACCGCTCCAGCTACTTCTGCCCGCGCTGCCAGCGGCCGCCGCGCACCGTTTCCTAG
- the rpmF gene encoding 50S ribosomal protein L32: MAVPKRKMSRSNTRHRRSQWKAAVPTLVSCERCQEPKLQHIACPSCGTYNKRQVLEV; this comes from the coding sequence GTGGCTGTTCCGAAGCGGAAGATGTCGCGCAGCAACACGCGCCACCGCCGGTCGCAGTGGAAGGCTGCGGTCCCCACCCTGGTTTCGTGCGAGCGTTGCCAGGAGCCGAAGCTGCAGCACATCGCGTGCCCCAGCTGCGGCACGTACAACAAGCGCCAGGTCCTCGAGGTCTGA
- a CDS encoding sugar porter family MFS transporter: protein MTSTAQGPASGARGARPDHLGHVIFITAAAAMGGFLFGYDSSVINGAVEAIRSRYGIGSATLAQVIAIALIGCAIGAATAGRIADRIGRIRCMQIASVLFTISALGSALPFALWDLAMWRIIGGFAIGMASVIGPAYIAEVSPPAYRGRLGSFQQAAIVIGIAISQLVNYGILQLADGDQRGRIGGIEAWQWMLGVMVVPAVLYGLLSLAIPESPRFLISVGKKDRARKILAEVEGKGVDLDARVTEIETAMHREHKSRFTDLLGSRFGFLPVVWVGIGLSVFQQLVGINVAFYYSATLWQSVGVDPSASFLYSFTTSIINIIGTVIAMVLVDRVGRKPLALVGSTGMAIALAFEAWAFSAPLVGGKLPHTQGIVALVAAHVFVLFFALSWGVIVWVFLGEMFPNKIRAAALGVAASAQWIANWAITASFPSLADWNLSGTYIIYACFATLSIPFVLKFVKETKGKALEEMG from the coding sequence GTGACCAGCACAGCGCAGGGACCGGCGTCCGGAGCCCGAGGGGCCCGCCCGGACCACCTGGGTCATGTCATCTTCATCACGGCGGCCGCGGCGATGGGTGGCTTCCTGTTCGGCTACGACAGTTCCGTCATCAACGGCGCCGTCGAGGCGATCCGCAGCCGGTACGGCATCGGCTCGGCGACGCTCGCCCAGGTCATCGCCATCGCGCTGATCGGCTGTGCGATCGGCGCGGCCACGGCGGGCCGCATCGCCGACCGCATCGGCCGCATCCGCTGCATGCAGATCGCCTCCGTGCTCTTCACCATCAGCGCCCTCGGCTCCGCGCTCCCGTTCGCCCTCTGGGACCTGGCGATGTGGCGCATCATCGGCGGTTTCGCCATCGGCATGGCCTCGGTGATCGGCCCGGCGTACATCGCAGAAGTCTCGCCGCCCGCCTACCGCGGCCGGCTCGGCTCCTTCCAGCAGGCCGCGATCGTCATCGGCATCGCCATCTCCCAGCTGGTCAACTACGGCATTCTGCAGCTCGCCGACGGGGACCAGCGCGGCAGGATCGGCGGCATCGAGGCCTGGCAGTGGATGCTCGGCGTGATGGTCGTCCCCGCCGTTCTCTACGGGCTCCTCTCGTTGGCGATCCCCGAGTCGCCGCGGTTCCTGATCTCGGTCGGCAAGAAGGACCGGGCCCGGAAGATCCTGGCGGAGGTCGAGGGCAAAGGCGTCGACCTCGACGCCCGGGTGACCGAGATCGAGACCGCCATGCACCGGGAGCACAAGTCCAGGTTCACGGACCTGCTGGGCAGCCGCTTCGGCTTCCTGCCGGTCGTCTGGGTCGGTATCGGCCTGTCGGTCTTCCAGCAACTCGTCGGCATCAACGTGGCGTTCTACTACTCGGCGACGCTCTGGCAGTCCGTCGGCGTCGACCCGTCGGCCTCGTTCCTGTACTCGTTCACCACGTCGATCATCAACATCATCGGTACCGTCATCGCGATGGTGCTGGTGGACCGGGTGGGGCGCAAGCCGCTCGCGCTGGTCGGCTCCACCGGCATGGCCATCGCCCTCGCCTTCGAGGCATGGGCCTTCTCCGCCCCCCTGGTCGGCGGCAAACTGCCCCACACCCAGGGCATCGTGGCGCTCGTCGCCGCCCATGTGTTCGTGCTCTTCTTCGCCCTGTCGTGGGGCGTCATCGTCTGGGTCTTCCTCGGCGAGATGTTCCCGAACAAGATCCGCGCCGCCGCGCTCGGCGTCGCCGCGTCCGCACAATGGATCGCCAACTGGGCGATCACCGCGAGCTTCCCGAGCCTGGCCGACTGGAACCTGTCGGGCACGTACATCATCTACGCGTGCTTCGCCACGCTCTCGATCCCCTTCGTGCTCAAGTTCGTGAAGGAGACCAAGGGCAAGGCGTTGGAGGAGATGGGCTGA
- a CDS encoding CAP domain-containing protein: MGRHRRSAAAPAVQDHAAGDPGRHRGARHGKRTGTPVRTGLIGASAALAVGAVAVASGLLPGGDTYSVGGGPAADQVRTEGVPDRLGPDGSTTAPADRAGASAQASRGAGRADGPTKAESPSRSPSSAKPSRTSEPTGRTESSPSPTPPTSSKTAAPVTTEKSSAAPEAPASSAPATRRSAAPAAAASAQAAVLALVNQERSKVGCSPVTASASLASLAQNFSDDMAARGFFDHTDPDGRTPWDRASGAGVKGLGGENIARGQADAQAVMESWMNSAGHRANILNCDYKTLGVGVHFGAGGPWWTQDFGF; the protein is encoded by the coding sequence ATGGGACGCCATCGACGCTCCGCCGCAGCTCCTGCCGTTCAGGACCACGCGGCGGGGGACCCGGGGCGCCACCGAGGTGCGCGCCACGGGAAGCGAACCGGGACACCTGTTCGTACCGGACTGATCGGCGCCTCCGCCGCCCTTGCCGTGGGGGCCGTTGCGGTCGCCTCCGGCCTGCTGCCGGGCGGCGACACCTACTCGGTCGGCGGTGGCCCGGCCGCGGACCAGGTGCGGACCGAAGGGGTCCCCGATCGGCTGGGCCCGGACGGTTCAACCACCGCGCCGGCCGACCGCGCCGGTGCGTCCGCCCAGGCCAGTCGCGGTGCTGGGCGGGCCGACGGCCCGACGAAGGCGGAGTCACCCTCCCGATCCCCGTCGTCCGCCAAGCCGTCGAGGACGTCCGAGCCGACCGGGCGGACGGAGTCGTCCCCGTCGCCGACCCCTCCGACGTCGTCGAAGACCGCCGCGCCGGTCACCACCGAGAAGTCGTCGGCCGCGCCGGAGGCCCCCGCCTCCTCCGCTCCGGCCACCCGCAGGTCCGCGGCGCCGGCCGCCGCCGCCTCCGCCCAGGCCGCCGTGCTCGCCCTGGTCAACCAGGAACGCTCGAAGGTCGGTTGCAGCCCCGTGACGGCCAGCGCCTCACTGGCCTCGCTCGCCCAGAACTTCAGCGACGACATGGCTGCCCGGGGCTTCTTCGACCACACCGACCCCGATGGCCGGACCCCCTGGGACCGCGCCTCCGGAGCCGGGGTGAAGGGGCTCGGCGGCGAGAACATCGCCCGCGGCCAGGCCGACGCACAGGCCGTGATGGAATCCTGGATGAACAGCGCCGGCCACCGGGCAAACATTCTCAACTGCGACTACAAGACGCTCGGCGTCGGCGTGCACTTCGGCGCGGGCGGCCCCTGGTGGACCCAGGACTTCGGCTTCTGA
- a CDS encoding winged helix-turn-helix transcriptional regulator, producing the protein MDEKTRLDALAFDVFSRQCPSRGTLEHVTGRWGSLTLGALHDGSFRFNELRRRVDGVSEKMLSQTLHALERDGLVHREAQPTNPPRVDYELTPLGRQVAERLLALIDLVEGRMSEVLRARDRYDEAHPRPEVRA; encoded by the coding sequence ATGGACGAGAAGACCCGTCTGGACGCGCTCGCCTTCGACGTGTTCTCCAGGCAGTGCCCCTCGCGCGGCACCCTGGAGCATGTCACCGGCCGCTGGGGCAGCCTGACGCTCGGAGCCCTGCACGACGGCAGTTTCCGCTTCAACGAGCTCCGTCGCCGGGTCGACGGGGTGAGCGAGAAGATGCTGTCGCAGACGCTCCACGCCCTGGAGCGGGACGGTCTGGTCCACCGCGAGGCCCAGCCGACCAATCCGCCGCGCGTCGACTACGAGCTGACGCCTCTGGGCCGGCAGGTCGCCGAACGACTGCTCGCGCTGATCGATCTCGTCGAGGGCCGGATGTCCGAGGTGCTCCGGGCCCGCGACCGGTACGACGAGGCCCACCCGCGCCCGGAGGTCCGGGCCTAG